From Lolium perenne isolate Kyuss_39 chromosome 5, Kyuss_2.0, whole genome shotgun sequence, a single genomic window includes:
- the LOC127298527 gene encoding uncharacterized protein: MAPLAKPAAAKPKNAAAGASHPPYFEMIKEAIAALKDRTGSSSVAIAKYIEEKHGKSLPSNFKKMLSVQLRGSAAKGKLVKVKASYKLSDAAKKDSPKAKPVAAKAAVKPAKVAAKPKKDAAKPKKKAAAAGTKRKAPEKKLIAKAKKSPAAKAKAKPKTVKSPAAKKPRKVAAA, encoded by the exons ATGGCTCCCCTCGCCAAGCCCGCCGCCGCCAAGCCAAAGAACGCAGCCGCCGGCGCCTCCCACCCTCCCTACTTCGAG ATGATCAAGGAGGCGATCGCGGCGCTCAAGGACAGGACCGGCTCCAGCTCGGTCGCCATCGCCAAGTACATCGAGGAGAAGCACGGCAAGTCGCTGCCGTCCAACTTCAAGAAGATGCTCTCCGTCCAGCTCCGCGGATCCGCCGCCAAGGGCAAGCTCGTCAAGGTCAAGGCCTCCTACAAGCTGTCCGACGCCGCCAAGAAGGACTCGCCCAAGGCCAAGCCCGTCGCCGCCAAGGCCGCGGTGAAGCCGGCCAAGGTTGCCGCCAAGCCCAAGAAGGACGCTGCCAAGCCCAAGAAGAAAGCGGCGGCCGCTGGCACCAAGCGCAAGGCGCCCGAGAAGAAGCTTATCGCCAAGGCCAAGAAGTCTCCTGCGGCCAAGGCAAAGGCCAAGCCGAAGACTGTCAAGTCACCGGCTGCCAAGAAGCCCCGCAAGGTCGCCGCCGCTTGA